In Rhodococcus sp. OK302, one genomic interval encodes:
- a CDS encoding DUF1877 family protein, translated as MELGVHFALSDRVAAELLDARGDDDRLDAVVEDIEETGRSEFSCDTDKAWDAILCSLSNSGYQRAPENWPACGVILGDEDLNTDTDDQLITYMAPDRVAEVASYLAGITEFEFGARYDAMPLDDRNPEYGVDERTYAWVWLQEVVDFFQRAAGDDRHVVFTVRF; from the coding sequence ATGGAACTTGGGGTGCATTTCGCGCTGTCAGACCGCGTGGCAGCGGAACTTCTTGACGCGCGTGGCGATGACGACAGACTCGACGCGGTGGTCGAGGACATCGAGGAGACGGGGCGCTCCGAGTTCTCGTGCGACACGGACAAGGCGTGGGACGCGATCCTGTGCTCGCTCTCCAATAGCGGGTACCAGCGCGCGCCCGAGAACTGGCCGGCATGTGGCGTGATCTTGGGGGACGAGGACCTCAACACGGACACCGACGACCAACTGATTACCTATATGGCGCCCGATCGGGTCGCCGAAGTCGCCTCGTACCTGGCGGGAATCACCGAATTCGAGTTCGGCGCACGCTATGACGCGATGCCGCTCGACGATCGCAACCCCGAGTACGGCGTGGACGAGCGCACGTACGCCTGGGTTTGGTTGCAGGAAGTGGTTGACTTTTTCCAGCGCGCGGCCGGCGACGATCGGCACGTGGTGTTCACCGTGCGGTTCTGA
- a CDS encoding DMT family transporter: protein MAWIVLVISGLFEAVWATALGKSEGFSKLAPTVVFVLGLIVSMAGLAYAMRTLPIGTAYAVWVGIGASLTVGYAMLTGTESSSIMKVLLILVIIGAVVGLKVLH from the coding sequence ATGGCTTGGATCGTTCTCGTCATTTCCGGTTTGTTCGAAGCTGTGTGGGCGACCGCACTGGGAAAGTCCGAAGGATTCAGCAAGCTTGCACCCACTGTGGTGTTTGTCCTGGGCCTCATCGTCAGCATGGCCGGACTCGCATATGCCATGCGCACGCTGCCGATCGGCACGGCGTACGCCGTCTGGGTCGGCATCGGTGCCTCATTGACCGTCGGCTACGCCATGCTGACCGGCACCGAATCGTCCTCGATCATGAAGGTTCTGTTGATCCTCGTCATCATCGGCGCAGTGGTCGGACTGAAGGTTCTGCACTAG
- a CDS encoding ABC transporter — translation MNLAEILKLPLRAGIAATKISLGIAELTVTTLRMVVTNPGAATVGAASLANPRGPLQMIQQLSSLTADDRPIGQALAAGGPLDRLLAPGGPVDKLTAPDGTLERLLAPGGPLERLLAPGGPLDRVLAEDGALDRLLAPGGLLDRMMAEDGPLERLTAQDGAVERLTAKNGVIDRALAENGILETLLAENGAFERLIAEGGPLDQIVALSDTLTSLAPNLERMSASIEILQETVEILSAAVGPLGELAGKLPNRWLKGKSERPGTDLPIESA, via the coding sequence ATGAACCTGGCCGAGATACTCAAGCTCCCGTTACGGGCGGGTATCGCTGCTACAAAAATTAGCCTGGGTATTGCCGAACTTACGGTGACAACGCTGCGGATGGTCGTCACCAACCCCGGCGCGGCCACCGTCGGCGCAGCGTCCCTGGCCAATCCCCGCGGCCCCTTGCAGATGATTCAGCAACTGTCCTCGCTGACTGCGGATGATCGCCCGATCGGTCAGGCTCTCGCCGCCGGCGGACCGCTCGACAGACTCTTGGCACCCGGCGGTCCGGTCGACAAGTTGACCGCTCCCGACGGCACACTCGAACGCCTTCTCGCACCCGGCGGTCCGCTCGAACGTCTTCTCGCACCGGGTGGCCCACTGGATCGTGTACTTGCCGAGGACGGCGCGTTGGATCGCCTTCTCGCACCGGGCGGACTCCTCGATCGAATGATGGCCGAAGACGGACCGCTCGAGAGACTGACTGCACAAGACGGCGCAGTCGAACGATTGACGGCCAAGAACGGCGTCATCGATCGTGCACTCGCAGAAAACGGAATCCTCGAAACACTGCTCGCCGAGAACGGCGCATTCGAACGACTCATCGCCGAAGGCGGCCCTCTCGACCAGATCGTTGCACTCTCCGACACCTTGACCTCATTGGCACCCAACCTCGAACGCATGAGTGCAAGCATCGAAATACTTCAGGAAACCGTCGAAATACTCAGCGCGGCAGTCGGTCCCCTCGGAGAGCTCGCCGGCAAACTCCCCAATCGGTGGCTCAAGGGAAAGAGTGAACGCCCGGGAACCGACCTGCCAATCGAGTCCGCATAA
- a CDS encoding sensor histidine kinase, which translates to MTTNSKSEKSSSRGLFRLHGLPLRFTLVAALLVLAGLGLLASGVAVTSALENSLTQRTDKTLYEAIDGWAKPHSRDVQPPSDVGPNTRPPSPFFVRTVTADGRVIVLNDQPSTRTEPDLSVDATNGPVTTGSNDGSDVQWRVLTTVRDGTTTTIAVRLTDIEQTVDDLIRLQFGIGIVVLLVLGGGAYVVVGRSLRPLVEVEETAAAIAAGDLHRRVPEWDERTEVGRLSVALNGMLTQIQSAFSSTEASEESARRSEEKMRRFVGDASHELRTPLTTIRGFAELYRQGAMTDTATLMNRIEGEASRMGLLVEDLLMLARLDEQRPLEKRQVDLLAVAADSVQAARAIAPDRTVTLHITGGPGTPEVIGDEARLRQIVANLVGNAIKHTPPEAEITIRLGTTESNAVIEVSDTGHGLSEEDASRIFERFYRADTSRTRETGGAGLGLSIVSALVAAHQGTVTVTSRPGEGATFRVELPRDGHDD; encoded by the coding sequence ATGACCACGAACTCGAAATCCGAAAAGTCCTCTTCAAGAGGGCTTTTCCGATTGCATGGGCTTCCGCTCCGATTCACGCTCGTAGCCGCCCTGCTGGTATTGGCTGGTCTCGGATTGCTTGCCTCGGGAGTTGCGGTTACGTCCGCGCTCGAGAACTCGTTGACGCAACGAACCGACAAGACGCTGTACGAGGCCATCGACGGTTGGGCGAAGCCGCATTCGCGAGATGTCCAGCCCCCCAGCGATGTCGGACCAAATACCAGACCACCAAGTCCGTTTTTCGTTCGAACCGTAACCGCCGACGGACGCGTCATCGTCCTCAACGATCAACCTTCGACGCGGACTGAGCCCGACTTGTCGGTCGACGCGACAAACGGTCCCGTTACGACCGGGTCGAACGACGGTTCCGATGTTCAATGGCGTGTGCTGACAACCGTGAGAGACGGAACGACCACAACAATTGCGGTACGCCTCACGGATATCGAGCAAACCGTCGACGATTTGATCCGACTGCAATTCGGCATCGGCATCGTGGTGTTGCTCGTGCTCGGAGGGGGTGCGTACGTTGTCGTCGGTCGAAGTTTGCGACCGCTCGTGGAAGTCGAGGAGACCGCAGCAGCTATCGCCGCCGGCGATCTGCATCGGCGTGTCCCGGAATGGGACGAGCGTACAGAAGTTGGACGATTGTCCGTGGCGCTCAACGGAATGCTGACTCAAATCCAGAGTGCATTCTCCTCAACAGAGGCTTCGGAGGAATCGGCGCGACGATCGGAAGAGAAGATGCGTCGTTTTGTCGGTGACGCCAGCCACGAGTTACGAACCCCACTGACCACGATTCGCGGATTCGCCGAGTTGTATCGCCAAGGAGCTATGACGGATACGGCAACGCTGATGAATCGCATCGAAGGTGAGGCGTCGCGGATGGGTCTGCTGGTCGAAGACCTCTTGATGCTCGCAAGGCTCGACGAGCAGCGGCCTCTCGAGAAGAGGCAGGTGGATCTCCTTGCCGTTGCCGCAGATTCGGTTCAGGCTGCCCGAGCGATTGCGCCGGACAGAACGGTCACGTTGCACATCACCGGAGGCCCCGGCACCCCTGAAGTGATCGGTGACGAGGCACGACTTCGGCAGATCGTTGCAAATCTAGTCGGCAACGCAATCAAACACACGCCACCGGAGGCTGAGATCACCATCCGATTGGGTACAACCGAAAGCAATGCCGTGATCGAAGTTTCGGATACCGGACATGGTTTGAGCGAGGAAGACGCTTCCCGAATCTTCGAGAGATTCTATCGGGCAGACACGTCTCGCACACGAGAGACCGGCGGAGCAGGTCTAGGGTTGTCCATCGTGTCGGCTCTGGTTGCGGCTCACCAAGGAACGGTAACCGTGACGAGTAGACCTGGCGAGGGAGCAACCTTCCGCGTCGAACTGCCACGCGACGGGCATGACGATTGA
- a CDS encoding ScbR family autoregulator-binding transcription factor: MQERAKISRQQILRGAADRFEITGYGSTSMNDIVSASRMTKGAVYFHFSSKDDLAQAIIEEQHRISLASFTDVAATGAPALEQVIMVCNEIARQLTSDPVVRAGIRLTLELNATDGQLDPYLSWIRELQRLSEIAQRQGDIRAEITPESMGRVITSTFMGVQLISNILTRRADLDERIDELFALLLAGVVSDKRRNDIDAIVRTRLDSYAA; encoded by the coding sequence ATGCAGGAACGTGCCAAAATCAGTCGCCAACAGATTCTCCGTGGTGCGGCTGACCGGTTCGAAATTACTGGATACGGCAGCACCAGCATGAACGACATCGTGTCGGCATCACGGATGACCAAGGGCGCGGTCTACTTTCATTTCTCTTCCAAAGATGACTTGGCTCAGGCCATCATCGAAGAGCAGCATCGGATATCTCTCGCGTCGTTCACCGACGTGGCTGCCACGGGAGCGCCGGCATTGGAGCAGGTCATCATGGTCTGCAATGAAATCGCTCGGCAGTTGACCTCCGATCCCGTAGTACGCGCCGGCATTCGTCTCACTCTGGAACTCAACGCGACTGACGGGCAACTCGATCCGTATCTCAGCTGGATTCGAGAACTGCAACGACTGTCGGAAATCGCTCAACGCCAGGGTGACATCCGCGCCGAGATCACTCCGGAATCGATGGGTCGCGTTATCACGTCAACTTTCATGGGTGTGCAACTGATCTCGAACATCTTGACCCGACGAGCCGACCTCGACGAACGCATCGACGAACTATTCGCGTTGCTTCTTGCCGGTGTTGTGTCGGACAAGCGCCGCAACGACATCGACGCAATTGTTCGAACCCGACTCGACTCCTACGCAGCCTGA
- a CDS encoding GAF and ANTAR domain-containing protein, producing the protein MAGITVAESDSVHHTLAATDRLVHTVDLIQFKLRTGPALVSANSMSVVHAHSDEACSRWPQFFSAAKTFGISSFLSVPLPGHGGPLRTLNLYSRDNRGFTGTDVALIQLFALTAAYALHSSQRLYLAHTRAKDLDLALESRGIIDQAKGIIMGTRHVDAEHAFSILIQESQKSNIKLRVIAQQHIAATVGAGHAGTEIRDSRSADN; encoded by the coding sequence ATGGCCGGCATCACCGTCGCCGAATCCGATTCCGTTCACCACACCCTCGCCGCCACCGATCGCCTCGTCCATACCGTCGACCTAATTCAGTTCAAACTCCGCACTGGGCCCGCCCTGGTATCCGCGAACTCGATGTCTGTCGTACATGCACATTCCGACGAAGCCTGCAGTCGGTGGCCCCAATTTTTCAGCGCAGCAAAAACTTTTGGGATATCGAGCTTCCTGTCAGTGCCGCTACCCGGCCATGGCGGACCCCTCCGAACATTGAACCTGTACAGCCGCGACAACCGTGGATTCACCGGAACCGATGTCGCACTGATCCAACTCTTCGCTCTCACCGCGGCCTACGCCCTCCACAGTTCACAGCGTCTGTACCTGGCTCACACACGCGCGAAGGACCTCGATCTCGCCCTCGAATCCCGCGGAATCATAGATCAGGCCAAGGGCATCATCATGGGCACTCGACACGTCGATGCCGAGCATGCCTTCTCGATCCTCATTCAGGAGTCGCAGAAGAGCAACATCAAACTTCGCGTCATCGCACAGCAGCACATCGCCGCAACTGTCGGCGCGGGCCACGCCGGGACCGAAATCCGCGACTCTCGATCGGCCGACAACTAG
- a CDS encoding response regulator transcription factor, producing the protein MTDKSVEARILVVDDEPTIVELLSVSLRFQGFEVATASGGAEGLDVARGFRPDAIILDVMMPGMDGFGLLRRLRADGVDAPVLFLTAKDALDDKITGLTLGADDYVTKPFSLEEVVTRLRVILRRAGRGVAPEQSARVKFADIELDDDTREVWKGGELVSLSPTEFTLLRYFMVNAGTVLSKPRILDHVWNYDFGGEVGVVESYVSYLRRKVDTGETPLIHTLRGVGYVMREPRQ; encoded by the coding sequence GTGACTGACAAGAGCGTTGAAGCCCGAATCCTCGTTGTCGACGATGAGCCCACCATTGTGGAGTTGCTCTCCGTGAGCCTCCGCTTTCAAGGATTCGAGGTAGCCACCGCATCGGGTGGCGCCGAGGGGCTCGACGTGGCGCGCGGGTTCCGCCCCGACGCCATAATTCTGGACGTGATGATGCCGGGAATGGACGGCTTCGGTCTGCTCCGCCGCCTACGCGCGGACGGCGTCGACGCCCCGGTTCTCTTTCTCACGGCGAAGGACGCACTCGATGACAAGATCACCGGACTCACTCTCGGCGCCGACGACTATGTGACCAAGCCTTTCAGTCTCGAAGAGGTAGTGACCAGACTGCGGGTAATCCTGCGCCGGGCGGGGCGCGGCGTCGCGCCGGAACAGTCGGCTCGGGTGAAATTTGCAGACATCGAACTCGACGACGATACGCGCGAGGTGTGGAAGGGCGGCGAACTTGTGTCGCTCTCGCCGACCGAGTTCACGCTGCTGCGGTACTTCATGGTCAATGCCGGAACGGTACTGAGCAAGCCGCGCATCCTCGATCACGTCTGGAACTACGACTTCGGCGGTGAGGTCGGGGTGGTCGAGTCTTACGTTTCCTACCTACGACGAAAAGTCGACACCGGCGAGACTCCGTTGATTCATACCTTGCGCGGCGTCGGTTACGTGATGCGCGAACCCAGGCAATGA
- a CDS encoding threonine/serine ThrE exporter family protein, translated as MSKLTEALTRLTGHRQATVDTVTSAPAPLQPIDLTDDAVVAEVLDLAVRVGEVLLASGTAAMDTAEQVQFIAATYGLAQCDVDVTYNSIVLSAYRGPTRPPASTMRIVHYRSMDFTRLAAVDRLTRRIRREAITPGQAHDALTAITTAPHPYSRWTATLAWAAMAASVSVLLGGGLLVATVAFLTTMVIDRVNRVLNRFGLPFFFQQVMGGLIAAAPAATLYTFQEQLGITIRPSLVIAAGVVVLLSGLSLVGSVQDAIMGAPITAVARFFEVVMMTGGIIAGVAISLRVTGLLGSTLPPINVEALPITQLPVLMFSGAFASVFYALACYAEKRALTAAFLGGAAGSGVSVFVQTLNVGPVIAAAIAATVVGLAGGLMARRALTPPLVVAVAGITPLLPGLALYKGLYSLLDDQVVVGLTALLSAFGIGCALAAGVTLGEWVARTLRRPRILLRVDSLRRPMILKRKRRLPANGK; from the coding sequence ATGTCCAAACTCACCGAAGCCCTTACCCGATTGACCGGGCACCGCCAGGCAACTGTCGACACTGTCACCTCAGCACCCGCACCGCTACAACCGATCGACCTGACCGACGACGCCGTCGTCGCAGAAGTCCTCGATCTGGCGGTGCGGGTCGGTGAGGTACTCCTCGCATCCGGAACTGCGGCCATGGATACCGCCGAGCAAGTCCAGTTCATTGCAGCGACGTACGGGCTGGCCCAATGCGATGTCGATGTCACGTACAACTCGATAGTCCTGTCCGCGTATCGCGGTCCGACACGGCCGCCGGCAAGCACGATGCGAATCGTGCATTACCGCTCGATGGACTTCACTCGTCTTGCTGCCGTGGATCGTCTGACCCGCCGTATTCGACGCGAAGCCATCACCCCCGGACAGGCGCACGACGCCCTGACTGCGATCACAACCGCACCGCATCCGTACAGTCGCTGGACCGCGACTCTGGCATGGGCGGCGATGGCAGCATCGGTGTCCGTACTCCTCGGAGGCGGACTCCTGGTTGCCACGGTCGCATTCCTGACGACGATGGTGATCGACCGCGTCAATCGAGTTCTGAACCGTTTCGGATTGCCGTTCTTCTTTCAGCAGGTGATGGGCGGTTTGATCGCCGCTGCGCCGGCCGCCACTCTCTATACCTTCCAAGAACAGTTGGGCATCACCATCAGACCGTCGTTGGTCATCGCGGCCGGGGTCGTGGTTCTGCTCTCGGGGCTGTCATTGGTGGGCTCGGTGCAGGACGCCATCATGGGCGCACCTATCACCGCGGTTGCACGTTTCTTCGAGGTCGTGATGATGACCGGCGGCATTATTGCCGGTGTTGCCATTTCGCTGCGAGTCACCGGATTGCTCGGTTCGACGCTGCCGCCGATCAACGTCGAAGCTCTCCCCATTACTCAACTGCCCGTTCTGATGTTCTCGGGCGCTTTCGCGTCCGTGTTCTATGCTCTGGCCTGCTACGCGGAGAAGAGGGCCCTGACGGCCGCATTCCTCGGCGGTGCAGCGGGCAGTGGTGTGTCCGTGTTCGTGCAGACGCTCAATGTCGGCCCTGTGATCGCAGCGGCAATCGCCGCTACCGTCGTCGGACTCGCCGGCGGTCTGATGGCCCGCCGGGCGTTGACACCGCCGCTCGTCGTAGCGGTTGCCGGCATCACTCCACTGCTTCCTGGTCTGGCGCTGTACAAAGGCCTGTACTCGCTACTCGACGATCAAGTCGTGGTGGGCTTGACGGCGCTGTTGTCCGCGTTCGGCATCGGCTGCGCGTTGGCTGCGGGCGTCACGCTCGGTGAATGGGTGGCCCGTACGCTCCGCCGCCCGCGCATCCTGCTTCGAGTGGACTCACTGCGTCGTCCGATGATCCTCAAGCGCAAACGCCGCCTGCCGGCAAACGGCAAATAG